A window of Haloarchaeobius litoreus contains these coding sequences:
- the hemL gene encoding glutamate-1-semialdehyde 2,1-aminomutase, which produces MHEENSRNLYDRALSVMPGGVNSSVRAAIEPYPFFVERGDGGHVVDADGNRYIDWVMGLGPLLLGHDLPQPVASAVQKHASNGPMFGAPTPIEVEHAEFVTRHVPSVEMIRFVNSGTEATVSAVRLARAYTGRDKVVVMQGSYHGANDTTLVEGEGTHVHPSSPGIPDDFAEHTIAVPFNDHEAAQNVFEEHGDDIACVLVEPVLANYGIVTPADEYHETLSDLCDDHGSLLVFDEVITGFRVGGLQCAQGEFGIDPDLTTFGKIIGGGFPVGAIGGKAKIMRNFTPSGDVFQAGTFSGHPVTMAAGLETLTFAAENDVYDHVNSLGEQLRRGLTEICADQAPEYTVAGLDSMFKVIFTRDGPDDLDGQCEAGCRQRTSCPRYDYCPKNGGDVAAGETDRWRRVFWPQMKEQGVFLSQNQFESQFVSYGHTEEDVEETLEAYKQAL; this is translated from the coding sequence ATGCACGAGGAGAACTCGCGGAACCTGTACGACCGGGCGCTCTCCGTTATGCCCGGCGGGGTGAACTCGTCGGTGCGGGCGGCCATCGAGCCGTACCCCTTCTTCGTCGAGCGCGGCGACGGCGGCCACGTCGTCGACGCCGACGGCAACCGGTACATCGACTGGGTGATGGGGCTCGGCCCGCTCCTGCTCGGCCACGACCTCCCGCAGCCGGTCGCGTCGGCGGTCCAGAAGCACGCGAGCAACGGCCCGATGTTCGGCGCGCCGACGCCCATCGAGGTCGAGCACGCCGAGTTCGTCACGCGGCACGTCCCGAGCGTCGAGATGATACGGTTCGTCAACTCCGGCACCGAGGCGACCGTCTCCGCGGTCCGGCTCGCCCGCGCCTACACCGGCCGCGACAAGGTGGTCGTCATGCAGGGCAGCTACCACGGCGCGAACGACACCACGCTCGTCGAGGGCGAAGGCACGCACGTCCACCCGTCCAGCCCGGGCATCCCCGACGACTTCGCCGAGCACACCATCGCGGTGCCGTTCAACGACCACGAGGCCGCCCAGAACGTCTTCGAGGAGCACGGCGACGACATCGCCTGCGTGCTCGTCGAACCGGTGCTCGCGAACTACGGCATCGTCACGCCCGCCGACGAGTACCACGAGACCCTGTCGGACCTCTGTGACGACCACGGCTCGCTGCTCGTGTTCGACGAGGTCATCACCGGCTTCCGCGTCGGCGGCCTCCAGTGCGCACAGGGCGAGTTCGGCATCGACCCCGACCTCACCACGTTCGGGAAGATCATCGGCGGCGGCTTCCCCGTCGGGGCCATCGGCGGCAAGGCGAAGATCATGCGCAACTTCACGCCCTCCGGCGACGTGTTCCAGGCCGGCACGTTCTCCGGCCACCCGGTCACGATGGCCGCCGGGCTGGAGACCCTCACGTTCGCCGCCGAGAACGACGTGTACGACCACGTCAACTCGCTGGGCGAGCAACTGCGCCGCGGCCTCACCGAGATCTGCGCGGACCAGGCCCCCGAGTACACCGTCGCCGGGCTCGACTCCATGTTCAAGGTCATCTTCACCCGCGACGGACCGGACGACCTCGACGGCCAGTGCGAGGCGGGCTGTCGCCAGCGCACGTCCTGTCCGCGCTACGACTACTGCCCGAAGAACGGCGGCGACGTGGCCGCGGGCGAGACCGACCGCTGGCGGCGCGTCTTCTGGCCGCAGATGAAGGAGCAGGGGGTCTTCCTCAGCCAGAACCAGTTCGAGTCACAGTTCGTCTCCTACGGACACACCGAGGAGGACGTCGAGGAGACGCTCGAGGCGTACAAGCAGGCGCTGTAG
- a CDS encoding P-II family nitrogen regulator — MTDSDIEMVVAIIRPDRLTDVKRALATVGAPSLTVTDVSGRGSQPAKKSQWRGEEYVVDLHQKVKVECVVADIPAEDVVEAIADAAHTGEKGDGKIFVLPVAEAYQVRTGKTGVDAV; from the coding sequence ATGACTGACAGCGACATCGAGATGGTCGTCGCGATCATCCGGCCCGACCGGCTGACCGACGTCAAGCGCGCGCTGGCGACGGTCGGTGCGCCCTCCCTGACCGTGACGGACGTCTCCGGTCGTGGCTCACAGCCCGCCAAGAAGAGCCAGTGGCGCGGCGAGGAGTACGTCGTGGACCTCCACCAGAAGGTGAAGGTCGAGTGCGTGGTGGCGGACATCCCCGCCGAGGACGTGGTGGAGGCCATCGCCGACGCCGCCCACACCGGCGAGAAGGGCGACGGGAAGATATTCGTCCTGCCGGTGGCGGAGGCCTACCAGGTTCGGACGGGGAAGACCGGCGTCGACGCGGTCTGA
- a CDS encoding DMT family transporter — MNRHENLVGFVALAALWGASYPAIRAAKAGVDPLLMAALRFDAIGVVVLGYALARGQSIVPGRADLRAVLVGGVGIVAVHNGLLFVGQARVSGAIGSVVLATVPIWSVGFAAAFLDTARPTPSRVAGVCLGLVGTAILAVPGPMAVDAPDPVGVGLLFASAAVFALAGVGLRRETPELDVAARQGWMMLVGGPLLHAASLLAGEPQTVALSPRVAIAFGYLVFAAGAVGYLLYFGLLDRLGPVEINLVSYVAPVFATLVGWYWLGEVVSTGTVVGFLVICVGFVLVKREALRAAVAG; from the coding sequence GTGAACCGTCACGAGAACCTGGTCGGGTTCGTCGCGCTCGCCGCCCTCTGGGGTGCGTCCTACCCGGCGATCCGCGCCGCGAAGGCCGGCGTCGACCCGCTGCTCATGGCCGCGCTCCGGTTCGACGCCATCGGCGTCGTCGTGCTCGGGTACGCGCTCGCCAGAGGCCAGTCCATCGTGCCCGGCAGGGCCGACCTCCGGGCCGTGCTCGTCGGCGGCGTCGGCATCGTCGCCGTCCACAACGGCCTGCTGTTCGTCGGGCAGGCGCGGGTCTCGGGCGCGATCGGGTCGGTCGTGCTCGCGACCGTCCCCATCTGGAGCGTCGGGTTCGCCGCCGCGTTCCTCGACACCGCCCGCCCCACACCGTCCCGTGTCGCCGGCGTCTGTCTCGGCCTCGTCGGCACCGCCATCCTCGCCGTCCCCGGCCCGATGGCGGTCGACGCCCCCGACCCGGTCGGCGTTGGCCTGCTGTTCGCGAGTGCGGCGGTGTTCGCGCTCGCCGGCGTGGGACTCCGTCGGGAGACACCCGAACTCGACGTGGCCGCCCGCCAGGGCTGGATGATGCTCGTCGGCGGGCCGCTGCTCCACGCGGCGAGCCTGCTCGCCGGAGAGCCACAGACCGTCGCCCTCTCGCCCCGGGTCGCCATCGCCTTCGGCTACCTCGTCTTCGCCGCCGGTGCCGTCGGCTACCTGCTGTACTTCGGCCTGCTCGACCGGCTCGGCCCGGTCGAGATCAACCTCGTCAGCTACGTCGCCCCCGTGTTCGCGACGCTCGTCGGCTGGTACTGGCTGGGCGAGGTCGTCTCCACGGGGACCGTCGTCGGCTTCCTCGTCATCTGCGTCGGCTTCGTGCTCGTGAAGCGGGAGGCGCTGCGGGCGGCCGTCGCCGGGTAA